CTTCTTTGCTTCTCTTGAACAGTTATTGAAAATTCATATGAATCTGTTGAGATATAAGAAAGGCTACCGTTGGGTTTGTTCAAGCCTGTAAATTTCGTAGGgaaagagagagatagagaaattgagaaatgGGATGTTCTACATCAAAGCTGGATGATGAAGAGGCAGTTCAGCTTTGTAAAGATAGAAAACGTTTCATTAAGCAGGCTGTAGAGCAAAGAACACGGTTTGCCTCTGGACACTTAGCTTATATTCAGTCCTTGAAAAGAGTTTCAGCAGCTCTTCGTGAGTATGTTGATGGAGATGAGCCGAGAGAATTCTTGTTAGATTCATTTATAACCCCACCCTTTACCCCTATAAAGAAAGTAAGTCCAGGTTTCATCTCAATTTCACCTGGATCATTTTCACAACCACCTCTTCAGTCTGGACACAATTCGACTTTGAAAGTAAATTACCTAAGGTCTGGGGGGAACCAAGCAGTTGCAGTTGAGGAGAGACCTCAATCACCGGAAACTGTTCGAGTTGAAGCTTATTCTCCTATACACCATTATGGGTTTGATGGATTCTTTGCAATGCAATCCCCACCAGTTTATTCATCATTCTTCTCTTATTCCCCCAATGACAGGCCCAGTATTCCTCCCCCTTCACCTCAAACTTCACAGTGGGATGGTTTTTGGAATCCATTTTCTTCACTAGATTACTATGGCTATCCTACTCGCAGTAGCCTTGATCAGATGGTTATGGATGATGACACTAGTGGACTAAGGCAAGTTCGAGAAGAAGAAGGGATTCCCGATTTAGAAGACGAAACTGAACAAGAAGAACTAGATAACAAGGTAAATGCAACAGAGGGGCAAGCTAAGGTTGATGCCAGTTACAATAGAGAAGAAGTTCTTGTTGAAGATGTTGATGAGGATGAGGACGAGGACGAGGATGAAATTGATAGTGGAAGTGAATGTGAACATGAAATGAGAGGACTACAATCACAAGGTAGTGCAAAGATAGAATTATCACGAGTTCAAAATTCCGGACAGGTTGAAGCTCGCAATCAAGAAATGTCGGTTGGTGATGGAGAAAGCAAGGTAGAAACTCCGGCTTTTACTGTTTATGTAAACCGAAGGCCAACGAGCATGGCAGAAGTTATCAAGGATCTTGAATATCAGTTCACGATTGCTTGTGATTCAGCCCAGGAGGTTTCAGCATTATTAGAGTCTGGCAAAGCTCAATACTCATCAATGTCAAATGAACTCACAGGTTAGAGAATTTTAAACCACCagtttttatttaacttgacCAGAAATAAGTTATGCATTCATAAGTTACATATAACTGCATTCATGAGTGGTTTACATTTGGATTGCAAAAGCAAGACATGTTTTGAGAACTACATATGATCTGAGGAGATTATATTTAACTGCAACTAATGTTGATACTAATTGTTAATATTAATagctttaaaaaattttttgagctATGTATGGCATCTTCAGTAGggaaataaaagttgaaaaggggtTGCTGGATTTGAAATTCCACAAGATAATTTGAATTTTATCTATTAATGTTGATCTTTTTTCATAGGTGCAGCTGCATCAGAACAGATAAAATACATCTTCCCCTGTTAATTTGTATCTCGTCAAAGTGAAGAAACAGAATTTGGGATTTTAACCATAATACCTTCATTCCCTTTCCAGACAGAAGCAACGATTTTATGAGAATTTGAATACATTTAAACATATCTCAACATTATTCTTATCAGCTCTTCCTTGAACATAATGATGTGGAATATAAAAAGCTTATTCTATCAAAGCTAGAGTGTAGCAAATGATTCACTTTCCCATTGTAATGGTAGTCATCTATAGTAGTTTTAAGGATTCGGGATACCAATTGAAAAGGTTTTACTTGTACAGCTATGAAAATGCTGAATCCAGTGGCTTTGTTCCGGTCAGCTTCATCTCGCTCATCTTCATCAAGATTTGTTATCAATTCCTCTAGTTCTAGAGATGAAGGTTATGAAAGCAGTAGCGACTTCTCTGAAGAATCCTGCATTATCTCTGGTAGCCACCAATCAATATTGGATAGATTATATGTCTGGGAGAAGAAACTCTATGATGAAGTCAAGGTATACTTCTAACCTACGAGGCATTTAATACCCAAAGTTTTAAATAGAATTATGGTCTGCAAACTCTTCTTTTGACTTCTCAACGTTGTGAAAGTTACATGTGTGGTTTATGTTACATACTTTTATTGTTAAATTTTGTTAAAGATCTAATTTGATCTAGTAATTGCATCATTGCATtataattaatgtaaatatttttgCATTTGCTACTTTAAACAGTCAGGAGAAAGAGTTCGAATTGCATATGAGAAGAAACAAGTGCAACTCAGGAACCAAGATGTAAAAGGAGAAGACCCTTCTGCAGTGGATAAAACAAGAGCAGCCATTAGACATCTGTATACCCAATTACAAGTTTCAATTCACTCAGCTGAAGCTGTTTCAAAAAGAATAGAAGCTTTAAGGGATGAAGAATTGCAGCCTCAACTTTTGGAATTGGTGCAAGGGTATACCACTCTTCTTCCCACATTAATTTTATATAACTTGAAAAAGCTATTCCCAATACAAGGAGCATACATGATCAAATAGCATCTTTCAACTTTCAGTTAGCATTATTGCTCTCTATTCTATCTTTTAAAAGGTTTTTCTGCAGAAGTAGAAATATTAACTATAATGCTTTTTCTTTTTTGGTTTTTGGAAAAAATAAATCTAGGACTAGAGTCCTATAGTCAtcttaaaaagaagaagaaaccaaGGAAACCTTCCTCTAAATATCATGCTTATTCTTCTTTTCACGTACC
Above is a genomic segment from Hevea brasiliensis isolate MT/VB/25A 57/8 chromosome 17, ASM3005281v1, whole genome shotgun sequence containing:
- the LOC110666997 gene encoding protein ALTERED PHOSPHATE STARVATION RESPONSE 1 is translated as MGCSTSKLDDEEAVQLCKDRKRFIKQAVEQRTRFASGHLAYIQSLKRVSAALREYVDGDEPREFLLDSFITPPFTPIKKVSPGFISISPGSFSQPPLQSGHNSTLKVNYLRSGGNQAVAVEERPQSPETVRVEAYSPIHHYGFDGFFAMQSPPVYSSFFSYSPNDRPSIPPPSPQTSQWDGFWNPFSSLDYYGYPTRSSLDQMVMDDDTSGLRQVREEEGIPDLEDETEQEELDNKVNATEGQAKVDASYNREEVLVEDVDEDEDEDEDEIDSGSECEHEMRGLQSQGSAKIELSRVQNSGQVEARNQEMSVGDGESKVETPAFTVYVNRRPTSMAEVIKDLEYQFTIACDSAQEVSALLESGKAQYSSMSNELTAMKMLNPVALFRSASSRSSSSRFVINSSSSRDEGYESSSDFSEESCIISGSHQSILDRLYVWEKKLYDEVKSGERVRIAYEKKQVQLRNQDVKGEDPSAVDKTRAAIRHLYTQLQVSIHSAEAVSKRIEALRDEELQPQLLELVQGLARMWKVMAECHLSQKRTLDEAKLLLAGTPSKLNAKKRSSISVADPQRLARSAANLETELRNWRGCFEVWITSQRSYMHALTGWLLRCVRSDPDTSKLPFSPRRSSGTFPIFGLCIQWLRFLDAIQEMPVLDGMDFFAAGMGSLYAQQLRDDPHRSGSKRYGAGLVSEPGSNMELVHVGEIEEVVTAEKMAEVAVRVLCAGMSVALSSLTEFAINSAEGYAELVKQWESARSQQNSEKART